The following are encoded together in the Erpetoichthys calabaricus chromosome 16, fErpCal1.3, whole genome shotgun sequence genome:
- the mboat7 gene encoding lysophospholipid acyltransferase 7: MTPDELIYISVLALSIPVGFIFRYLSPPLKQAVSLILGLAVVLTTCGFHILHSLITVIGSWVLINYSWRSAPNLTLFWTFSYLFFFRLVAWFGLPSPTPITNAVQLVLTLKMVSLANEVQAFHLAKKEESSSFSKSGVVCSILQLPSLYDVLSYSYCYIGIMTGPFFRYQTYWDWLQQRDPGSVPGLNYCLIRLRMVPVYAVLFTIVSSVFPLSYVRSPDFLQHYYIYRIFYMVPIFFVFRMRFYAAWNAAEAGCISAGLGAYPEEAQCKPGGGPSVEYNTYSETPVQYNFETIRNIDCYNTDFCVKVRHGMRYWNMTVQWWLHQYIYQKAPFRSYVFRAAWTMFVSAYWHGLHAGYYLSFLTIPLCIAAETSMEKGLRTRLTDKGQYWFDWVHWFLKMRAYDYMCMGFVLLSGSDTVYYWGSVYFTIHVVALLCIGVGKVLGGSAERGGQKEKQAKGDAR, encoded by the exons GTCCTCCATTGAAGCAAGCCGTTTCACTCATACTTGGCCTGGCTGTTGTTTTAACAACCTGTGGGTTTCATATTCTACATTCACTAATTACAGTAATTGGATCCTGGGTGTTAATCAATTACAGCTGGAG GTCGGCCCCCAATCtcactcttttctggaccttctcATACCTATTCTTTTTCAGACTTGTAGCATGGTTTGGACTTCCTTCTCCTACACCTATCACCAATGCTGTGCAGCTAGTTTTGACCTTGAAG ATGGTCAGTTTGGCCAATGAAGTTCAAGCATTCCACTTGGCCAAGAAAGAAGAATCAAGTTCTTTTAGCAAATCTGGAGTTGTTTGCTCAATCTTGCAACTGCCTTCACTTTATGATGTACTGAGCTATAGCTACTGCTATATTGGTATAATGACAG GTCCATTCTTCCGTTACCAAACAtactgggattggctgcagcagcgAGATCCAGGCTCAGTTCCAGGGCTGAATTACTGCCTAATACGTCTTCGCATGGTGCCTGTGTACGCTGTCCTCTTCACCATTGTGTCTTCAGTGTTTCCTCTCAGTTATGTACGCAGTCCTGATTTTCTTCAGCATTACTATATATACAG GATCTTCTACATGGTGCCTATTTTCTTTGTCTTCCGTATGCGCTTCTACGCAGCTTGGAATGCTGCTGAGGCAGGGTGCATATCTGCTGGACTTGGGGCCTACCCAGAGGAGGCACAATGCAAACCAGGAGGTGGACCTTCTGTGGAGTACAA CACTTACAGTGAAACCCCAGTTCAGTACAATTTTGAGACAATCCGTAACATAGACTGCTACAACACTGACTTCTGTGTGAAGGTGCGACATGGCATGCGGTATTGGAACATGACAGTGCAGTGGTGGCTACACCAGTACATTTACCAGAAAGCTCCATTCAGGAGTTATGTATTTCG AGCGGCTTGGACTATGTTTGTCAGCGCCTACTGGCATGGCCTGCATGCTGGATACTATTTGTCCTTCCTGACCATCCCACTGTGCATTGCTGCTGAAACCTCAATGGAGAAGGGACTTCGGACACGACTAACAGATAAGGGCCAATACTGGTTTGACTGGGTCCACTGGTTCCTAAAAATGAGAGCCTATGACTACATGTGCATGGGCTTTGTCCTGCTGAGTGGGTCCGACACCGTATATTATTGGGGTTCTGTGTATTTTACCATTCATGTGGTGGCACTGTTATGCATTGGGGTGGGTAAAGTTTTGGGTGGCAGTGCAGAGAGAGGAGGCCAGAAAGAGAAACAAGCGAAAGGTGATGCGAGATAA